Proteins found in one Litoribacterium kuwaitense genomic segment:
- a CDS encoding carbamoyl phosphate synthase small subunit, which yields MKKQLVLEDGSVFVGEAFGATTDVNGEVVFNTGMTGYQEILSDPSYCGQIVTLTYPLIGNYGINRDDFESISPSLGALIVKEHAVFPSNWRSEEPIHQFLESKGIPGLSGIDTRRLTRQIREHGTLKGKICSIEEDANQVAASLAKDVFPINQVAQVSTRSPYSAPGRGDRVVLIDYGMKHGILRELTARGCDVVVVPYNTTYEEVLQLHPDGVMLSNGPGNPQNVPEAVATIKGLIGKVPLFGICLGHQLFALAAGAETVKMKFGHRGSNHPVQELATGRVDITSQNHGYTVAEESLEGLDIVVTHRALNDGTVEGLEHRTAPAFSVQYHPEASPGPEDSNHLFHKFMKMIQMQKEGLVHAKA from the coding sequence ATGAAAAAACAACTTGTGTTAGAGGATGGTTCTGTTTTTGTCGGTGAGGCGTTTGGCGCAACTACGGATGTCAATGGAGAGGTCGTCTTTAATACAGGAATGACAGGCTATCAAGAGATTTTGTCTGATCCTTCTTACTGTGGGCAAATTGTTACATTAACGTACCCTTTAATTGGCAATTACGGGATCAATCGAGATGACTTTGAATCAATCTCACCTTCGCTTGGGGCACTCATTGTCAAAGAACATGCGGTGTTTCCGTCCAACTGGCGTAGTGAAGAGCCAATCCATCAATTTCTTGAGTCGAAAGGCATTCCTGGGTTAAGCGGGATTGATACGAGGCGTTTAACGAGACAAATTCGTGAGCACGGGACTTTAAAAGGGAAGATTTGTTCAATAGAAGAGGATGCAAATCAAGTCGCTGCTTCTTTAGCGAAGGATGTTTTTCCCATCAACCAAGTCGCGCAAGTATCGACACGCTCTCCGTATAGTGCACCTGGTCGTGGTGATCGCGTCGTCTTGATAGACTATGGGATGAAGCACGGGATTTTACGTGAACTGACGGCGCGAGGCTGTGATGTCGTCGTCGTTCCTTACAATACGACGTATGAGGAAGTGCTACAGCTGCATCCCGATGGCGTCATGCTATCAAACGGTCCGGGCAACCCACAAAATGTCCCAGAGGCCGTTGCTACGATTAAAGGCTTAATTGGAAAAGTACCGTTGTTCGGCATTTGTCTTGGACATCAGCTATTCGCTCTTGCAGCTGGTGCAGAAACGGTCAAAATGAAATTTGGTCATCGCGGCTCGAATCACCCAGTTCAGGAGCTTGCGACAGGACGCGTCGACATTACGTCGCAAAACCATGGCTACACCGTCGCAGAGGAATCGTTAGAAGGTCTTGATATTGTTGTCACTCATCGCGCCTTAAATGACGGAACGGTCGAAGGCTTGGAGCATCGAACCGCACCTGCTTTTTCCGTGCAATATCATCCTGAGGCTTCACCGGGCCCAGAAGATTCAAATCACTTATTCCATAAGTTTATGAAAATGATTCAAATGCAGAAGGAGGGGCTCGTACATGCCAAAGCGTAA